In Candidatus Acidulodesulfobacterium acidiphilum, the genomic stretch CGATGCATCCAGCCTCTTCCAGTTTCTTGGCCCATTTTACGTTTTTCTCTTCGTCAAACCTCGCTTTGAGTTCCACTACCGCACATACGTGCTTTCCTTTTAATGCCGCATTTGCCAGCGCTTCAACTATTTTGGAGTTTTTATCCGTCCTGTATAATGTCATTTTTATAGAAAGCACGTTTTTATCGTTCCCAGCCTCGGCAATCCACTTAGATATAATTTTAAAATCGTTGCAAGGCCTGAAAAGCAAAATATCTTTCTTTTTTGCGATATCGAAAATACTTTTATTTTTCAGGTAGTCGGGGATTGCCGGTTTGAAGGGCTTGTAATATAAACCCCTGCTTTCTTCTTTAATATTAAACAGGAACGACAGATTAAGGGGGCGGTTCGTTATATAAAAGTCTTCGTCTTCATAATCCCCGTTTATCCTTAAATAATATTTGATTTTATTCGTTAAAACGTTGCTAATTTCTCTGTTTATTTCGACTCTTACGATGTTGCTCCACTTTCTTGCCGAAATGTTTTCTTCTATTGCGGACAGAAGGTCCTCCACGTCCTCGTGTTTTATAGGCAAATCGGCGTTTCTGGTTACCCTGAATAAAAAATAATCCTTTACGGCGTAACCCGGAAATATTTTATCTATATACCTTTCTATAATGTTTTCCGGAGTAAAATAATATGATTTTTTAGATTTTTTAATTTTATAAACCTTCTTTACGTTTTCTGGAAGAATAATCAAAGCATCATATACTTTGTTTTCGATTTCTAATTCTACGAAAAAACATAATTTTAAATTAAAAATAAACGGTATTTTTTCTATTTCGGAAATCATAACGGGAGTAATTACCGGCGATATTTCCGTATCGAATATTTCGTCTAAAATTTCCATATCGAAAGGCTCTAACGGAAATATAAAAATCTTAAGCTTGATAAGTTCGGAGGCGAGAGCGTTAAAAATCGAAGCACTTTTTTCGTCCTGCTTATGAACTCTAATGGAAATTTTATTTAACGCTTCGGATGGACTAAAACCGGATATATCTTTTTCTTTGTAACCGGCAGATATCAAATCCTTCAGTCCCGCCACCCTTATCATAAAAAACTCGTCTAAGTTAGCGGAATGTATAGCCAAAAATTTAAGTCTTTCGCATAACGGAACGGTTTCGTCTGCCGCCTGCATAAGCACTCTTTCGTTAAAATCGAGCCAGCTCAATTCCCTGTTGTTATAAACGCTAACGCTATTCATAATCAAGTTTTACGGCAAGTTCTACCGGAATGCCGAATGTTTCGAGAAAATCCGTCGATTTTAATTTAAAAAACTTTATCTCCAAAAAAGGCGTAACCGATGAAACTGCCGTAATTTTTACGACTTTATCCAATACTTCTATGTTTATATCCTTTATTAACTGCATATGACCGGCGTCTAAAGCGTCGGCTATCTTTAAAATCGAAATTACCTTTTTTACGGTAAGCTCTCTTTCCGGACTTATCCGGTAATGCGCAGTATCCGAAGGACGATATTCGCCGCTTCCGTGAAAAAATGCGCAAAATGCTATATTTTCGAGTATCTCCCTGTTTAAACCGGGTATATTCAAAGAATTAATTATTCTGTAAGAATATTCACGATGGTCGTTTATATTATTATAATACCCGACATCGTGAAGAATAGCCGAACCGACAAGGACGGCACGCTCATCCGGCTTAATAATAAGAATATTTTTCAACGAACGCCGTATTTTTTCGGAAAACATAAGAACCTGTTTAGCGTGTTTGTCGTCGAGGTTATATTTTTTTCCGAAGTAAAAAAAATATTCTATTAATTTTTTATTAAATTTCTTTTCTTTCGTTTTTATAAGATAAAACCGCGTAAGCTGGTCGGAAAAGTTCTGGTCGGAGAAGTAAAGTTTTTTTGCTCCTGCCGATTTCATTATAGATATATAAACATATAAAACGGGCTTTAAAATCTTAGCGTCGTAATCGTTTATAGAAATTTTAGCGCAGATTTCCGAAATAGAGGACGTTTTTATTTTCGAATAAAGATCCGTTAAACCCGCAATATCGAAAAAATTCCCTTCCGGTTTAAATATTTCCAAAAGCAGGCCGGTAGAAGTATCCGAACCTATGACCGAGGTAATTTTATCGTACTCTGTACAACTTTTTTTAAGCAGTAAAACAAGCTTATTTATATATTGCTCGTAAGCCCTATATTTAACGCTTTCGTCTATATCGCTAAACAATTGGGCGATTCTTAAAGCGCCGTAAGGAAGAGTCGACGAAAAAAGGCTGATTTTATGTTTTCTTATGTTAATACCTACGTTTCCGCTGGACAGATTGACGAGCACCGACCCTTTGCTTTCTAATTTTTTAAACCCTTTAAGCGATTCGCTTACTCCGAGATATTTTATATAAAGTTCTTCTTCCGCGTCTATTATTTCAAGCTCTATACCCGTCTTTACCCTTATATGGTTTATAAAAAAATGTTTGTTTTCCGCGTCTCTGACGGCGCTAGTACATACCGCCCTATAGTTGCCGTTTATATCATATTCTTTAAATTTTAGTTTAATATTGCCAAAAATTTCGGCGGCCTTGTAAACGGTATCGAGAGTTATATACTTTTTAAGAAACGTGTCCATTCCGATACTTAACGGAAAAATTATATACTCGAGCGTTTTTATGCGCCGTCCGGCGTCAGAATTTTTTGAAACTTCAGAAATTTGGCATCTTATACTGCCCGCCCCTATATCTACGATTCCAAAAATACCGGATTTCATTGAGCGTTAAGAAATACGTACTTTCCGGTTATTTTTTCCATTAAATCTTTTTTAGTTTCTAAAGATTCGACTTCTAAAAGTATATCTCCTTTATAAACGGGATTAAGCGTAATAATTTTATCCGTAACCTCCGGCTTTATATCTTCAATGTTTCCTTTATGCTCCCTGTCGAGCGCGTCCACAACTCTTAATATAGATGCAAGCTTAATTACGGCGTCGATATCTCCTTCTCTTATATCTTTGTATATATCATGATGTTTTTTTGGAGGACTTTTTCTATGGTATCTTGCAATATTGGCGATTATCGCCTTTTCGTAGTCGCTAAAACCGGCTAAGTCGATGTTTTTTATTAAATAAAGCGAATGCTTATGATGTTTTGACATCGACACGAAATTTCCGATATCGTGAAGCATGGCGGCGGCAATAAGATATTTAAGATATTCTTTTGATATCCCGTAAGATTCTTCGAGCGCATAGAAAAGTTTTTCGGATAAATAGGCGACCTGTTTAGCATGTTTTTCGTCAAAGTTAAATTTTTTGCCGATTTCGCTGAACATTGGAAACGGAAAATCTGTTTCGTATTTTTTCTCCTGTTTTTTTACCGCAGTCATAAAAACTCCTTTTTTATTTAATTCATCTATTAAAAGACCGCTTCTTAATCCTCCTGAAAAGGAATAAAATCCTTGAAGACGAAAATAAGTCAACATTTCATAAAGTATTACGGCGGCAGGAATAATAATGTCGGCTCTGCCTGCATCCGCCGATTTTATTTTTTTTATGTCGTCGGCAGAACTGTTTTTATTTGCGTCGATAAAATCTTTCAGAAACGATTTTGGAACATAATTTATTCTAGAATCCGCCTTTTTACCGTTAAAGCCGCAATAAACGGCTGCCAAGTTATTTACCGTGCCGCCGGTACAAATTGCTTTTTTAAAAAATAGGTTAGGGAAATCTTTAAAACTGTTCTTTATAAAAGTCTTCATAGCCGGTATTTTCAAATTATACGGCGGTCTTTTTTTAGAAAAATCGTTTTTAAGCCTGAGGCAGCCGAGCGGCGTACTATAAGACTGCAAAATCTCGCCTCGCTCTACTAATGTAATTTCAGCGCTTCCACCGCCGATATCCGCTATTACGGAATTGGATTTATTTAGATTAAAATTGCTTGAAACGGCTAAATACGACAACCTTGCTTCTTCTTCTCCGCTTATTATATTCAGGTCTATTCCGCAGGTTTGTTTAATTTCCGACGCAATCTCTTCTTTATTTTTTGCATGCCTGAAAACCGCAGTTCCAACCGCTTTTACCGTGTCGGTTTTATTTAATTCTATAATCTTTTTTATATAATTGAAGGCTTTAAAAAGTTTTTCTTTAGATTCGCCGCTTATATAACCCGTCCTGAAGCAGTCGTCGCCTATTCTCGCAGAAACCTTATATTCGTCTATAAGGCTGCAGTTTCCGTCTTTAGTTTCTACTATCTTAAGCTTTATGGAGTTGCTTCCCGCATCTATAATCCCTAATCTGAACGATTTTTTCATTGTTTCATTAACTTTATTAGGTTTTCTATACGTTAAGCGCGCGGATAAAAGATTTTATATCTTTATCTTCTTCAAAATTTTCTATAAGTTCTATGACTTTTTTCCTGTCTGCGTTTAACGCTTTTTTTATTTCATTTCTTATAGGCTTACTCTTATCTATTAATTTTTTATAAATATTTATCTGAACTATTTTATCTTGAGCGTCGCCTATGGTTTTCTGAATTTTTTCCAAGCGGCTTATTGTTTGAACTACAATATCTTCTCTAATCAAATCGGAAGAAAATTCCATAATATACCTAAATTCTTTAAAAATAAGCCTTAATATATGAAGTTCTTCATTGTCTAACGAAGTAGTTTTTATTATAATCGTTAATTTTTTGTAAGTCTTTTTTATCGTTAAAACTAAACGTTCAAGAGGCTCCGCATCGTTCAATTTATTATCGAATAAATCTCCATTCTTAAGCGCATTTTCAAAATCGGCAAGAAAACCGCTAAACTCCTGAGATCCTATAACGGATAAAATTTTGCCTTGTTCTATTCTTATTTCTTTTTCTATTTTTAGCCTTATTTCATCCTTTAATAGCGCAGGAACTTCATCTTTAACGTATAAATCCATAGACTTAAGAAGAACGTCTAAATCTCTTTTCCTTTGAGTTTCTTTCATTATTTTAGTTAATTTCTTTTTAAAATATATACCTCTGCCGCTAAGCTGCTGTCGGAATATTTTTAAAAGCGTTTTAATGCGCCTAATAGCAACCCTGAATTTATGAAGGTTTTCGCCGTTTTTTCCTTCTATAATTCCGGGCATTTCCGTTTTTATCTCTTCAAGCAGGGAATTTAATATTTTTACCGTAATTTCTTCCGACGTCATATTTTTATTTAAACCGTAAAATGATTTTATAGGCAAAGGCGTTACCTCCGTTTTATCGTTACGTTAATTTATTATCAAACATTTAATTAAGTAATATGATGATATTATATATTTTAATTGTTACGGTTTTGTGACGTTTCTGTTAAATTTTTGTAACATTTAAAAATGAGGACATATTTATTTAACTTTTCACGATATAATGTGGGGTGAGAACGAAAATATTTTTTACGAATCCGTAATGAACAGAGTTATGGGTGTTTGCTATGATTTAAGACACGCTTTAATGGGCGATAGAGACATTGAATTTGTCGATAACGGTATGGATTATGATAAAATGAAATGGTTTTTAAAGTATGTTCCGATAAAAACGTGTATTACAGGATAGAAATATTATGGCCAGAATTGTTATTCGTTATGATATCGCTTAACGATTTCGTAAAACTTTATGCCTTAAAAAAATCTAAAATGAGATACGATGCTATGCTTTATAAAGAAAATATTTGGGATTCGGCTATTGGTAAAACAGTAAGATGTGAAGCAATTTACTTAATACTAATCCGGCTCTTTGGCGGCATTAATTCCGAATAGGCTTTAGCAAAAATGTTGCCTGATTTATTGAAATAAATTTTGACATTTCCTAAAATATACTGTAAAATTTAAGATTATGAGCGAAAATTTACAGTATTTTAGAGCGATATACAATTTTCTGCCTTCCGAAAAAGAAAGAAAAATCGTCTTAATAACCGGCGCTCGTCAGACCGGAAAAACCACTCTTGCAAAAAATAAATACAATACGTTGCGTTATATCAATCTGGATTCTCCGGAAATACGGGACGGCATTTCGCAGATTACGGCCTCAAACTGGCATAAAGATATAGGCAAAGCTATACTTGACGAAGCGCAGAAAGAACCTTCGCTGTTCGAAAAGGTTA encodes the following:
- a CDS encoding CHAD domain-containing protein codes for the protein MPIKSFYGLNKNMTSEEITVKILNSLLEEIKTEMPGIIEGKNGENLHKFRVAIRRIKTLLKIFRQQLSGRGIYFKKKLTKIMKETQRKRDLDVLLKSMDLYVKDEVPALLKDEIRLKIEKEIRIEQGKILSVIGSQEFSGFLADFENALKNGDLFDNKLNDAEPLERLVLTIKKTYKKLTIIIKTTSLDNEELHILRLIFKEFRYIMEFSSDLIREDIVVQTISRLEKIQKTIGDAQDKIVQINIYKKLIDKSKPIRNEIKKALNADRKKVIELIENFEEDKDIKSFIRALNV
- a CDS encoding HD domain-containing protein; its protein translation is MKSGIFGIVDIGAGSIRCQISEVSKNSDAGRRIKTLEYIIFPLSIGMDTFLKKYITLDTVYKAAEIFGNIKLKFKEYDINGNYRAVCTSAVRDAENKHFFINHIRVKTGIELEIIDAEEELYIKYLGVSESLKGFKKLESKGSVLVNLSSGNVGINIRKHKISLFSSTLPYGALRIAQLFSDIDESVKYRAYEQYINKLVLLLKKSCTEYDKITSVIGSDTSTGLLLEIFKPEGNFFDIAGLTDLYSKIKTSSISEICAKISINDYDAKILKPVLYVYISIMKSAGAKKLYFSDQNFSDQLTRFYLIKTKEKKFNKKLIEYFFYFGKKYNLDDKHAKQVLMFSEKIRRSLKNILIIKPDERAVLVGSAILHDVGYYNNINDHREYSYRIINSLNIPGLNREILENIAFCAFFHGSGEYRPSDTAHYRISPERELTVKKVISILKIADALDAGHMQLIKDINIEVLDKVVKITAVSSVTPFLEIKFFKLKSTDFLETFGIPVELAVKLDYE
- the ppk1 gene encoding polyphosphate kinase 1 codes for the protein MNSVSVYNNRELSWLDFNERVLMQAADETVPLCERLKFLAIHSANLDEFFMIRVAGLKDLISAGYKEKDISGFSPSEALNKISIRVHKQDEKSASIFNALASELIKLKIFIFPLEPFDMEILDEIFDTEISPVITPVMISEIEKIPFIFNLKLCFFVELEIENKVYDALIILPENVKKVYKIKKSKKSYYFTPENIIERYIDKIFPGYAVKDYFLFRVTRNADLPIKHEDVEDLLSAIEENISARKWSNIVRVEINREISNVLTNKIKYYLRINGDYEDEDFYITNRPLNLSFLFNIKEESRGLYYKPFKPAIPDYLKNKSIFDIAKKKDILLFRPCNDFKIISKWIAEAGNDKNVLSIKMTLYRTDKNSKIVEALANAALKGKHVCAVVELKARFDEEKNVKWAKKLEEAGCIVTYGFSDKKIHAKIFLATRKEEGKIVRYAHISTGNYNEYTANIYTDIDYITAEEEACSEISNMFNYMTGYSDIFKWSRIKLAPVNLRRTLAELFDFEISEAKAGRRAEIIIKVNSVFDAEITDKIYAASSAGVLVKMIIRGICSIKPGIKDLSENIEVKSIIGRFLEHARIYYFYNAGNEKVFISTADLMTRNLDKRIELFFEIKDPESKKKLMDIIECNINDDLKSWLLKEDKYTFNTREDSKFNCQERICNKFCGEK
- a CDS encoding Ppx/GppA family phosphatase — its product is MKKSFRLGIIDAGSNSIKLKIVETKDGNCSLIDEYKVSARIGDDCFRTGYISGESKEKLFKAFNYIKKIIELNKTDTVKAVGTAVFRHAKNKEEIASEIKQTCGIDLNIISGEEEARLSYLAVSSNFNLNKSNSVIADIGGGSAEITLVERGEILQSYSTPLGCLRLKNDFSKKRPPYNLKIPAMKTFIKNSFKDFPNLFFKKAICTGGTVNNLAAVYCGFNGKKADSRINYVPKSFLKDFIDANKNSSADDIKKIKSADAGRADIIIPAAVILYEMLTYFRLQGFYSFSGGLRSGLLIDELNKKGVFMTAVKKQEKKYETDFPFPMFSEIGKKFNFDEKHAKQVAYLSEKLFYALEESYGISKEYLKYLIAAAMLHDIGNFVSMSKHHKHSLYLIKNIDLAGFSDYEKAIIANIARYHRKSPPKKHHDIYKDIREGDIDAVIKLASILRVVDALDREHKGNIEDIKPEVTDKIITLNPVYKGDILLEVESLETKKDLMEKITGKYVFLNAQ